Below is a window of Clostridium sp. JN-1 DNA.
ACTCCTCCAAATACAGGTTCTGATTTTGCTGTTATAAGTCTTTCGCCAACACCAAATGAATCTATTTGGGCACCTTGACTTAGCACATCTCTTATAATAAATTCATCAAGTGAATTTGATATTACTATTTTTACTTCTGGCAAACCAGCATCATCTAATACTTGTCTGCACTTTTTAGTGAGATAAGTTATATCACCACTATCTATTCTTATTCCCTTAGGCTTATATCCATTTGGAATGAGTACATCTTTAAATATTTTGATTGCGTTTGGCAATCCTGATTTTAAAACATTGTAGGTATCAACTAAGAGTACACAGTTGTCTGGGTATACTTTTGCCCATTTTTCAAAAGCTTCATATTCACTAGGAAATAATTGTATCCAGCTGTGAGCCATGGTACCTGTAGCTGGTATACCAAACATTTCTTCGGAAATGGTACATGCAGTTGAAGTACATCCTCCTATTACAGCAGCTCTTGCACCGTATATAGCTCCATCATATCCGTGAGCTCTTCTAGAACCAAATTCCATTATAGGACGTCCATTAGCAGCTCTGCAAATTCTATTTGCTTTGGTTGCTATTAAAGTTTGATGATTTACAGTTAGTAAAATCATAGTTTCTACTAGTTGAGCTTGGATAGCTGGTCCCCTTACGGTAATTAAAGGTTCATTTGGAAATACAGGGTTACCCTCTGGTATTGCCCAAACATCACAACAAAATTCAAAATTTTTCAAGTAATCTAAAAACTTTTCTGAAAATATGTCCTTATGTTTTAAATATTCAATATCATTTTTGGAAAACTTTAAATTGGATAGGTATTCAATAACTTGCTGTACGCCGGCCATTATACAATAACCACCATTATCAGGAACTCTTCTGAAAAACATATCAAAATAGGATATCTTATTTTCTACATCACTTTCCAAATATCCATTACCCATGGTGAATTCGTAAAAATCAACCAGCATGGTAAGGTTTCTACCATTCCTTATGTCAAAGTTTTTTATGTACTCCATAATTAAATCTCCTTGTTTGTTTTAAAAATATTTTATTGTATATACACATTGTAATACTTTACTAAGATTAATACAATAGACCAATTGCTTGACTTTATTTTTCACTTCACTTAACATTATAGCGAAGAAAGATATATACATAAAGATATATGCTTTTGATGCAGTTTGAATTTAGAATATTAATTAAAAGAAAAGACTATTTTATCTTATAAATGGTTAGTATATAAAAAAACTAGAATTTAGGTGAATATGGTGATTGAGGAAAAATTGCAAAAAGATTTTTGCTATTTAAGAGACAAAATAATTGAAAAACGATATGAGCATCTTGATCAAATGCAAAGAAAGGCTGTTCTAAATACCTATAATAATTGTGCTGTTGTTGCATGCCCTGGAGCAGGAAAGACAACTGTTATTATTAACAGAATAGACTATCTATGCACTTTTGGTCCTGTATACAATACTCACTATGTCCCTGAATTTTTAAAACAAGATGATTTGAAAATTATGAGGAAATATTTAAGTGATTGTACTAGTCAAAATACAGCAGCTGAAAGAATAAGGTTATCTCATTTAATGACTTACTTAAATGTAAATTCAGATAATATAGTTGTCATAACATTTACTAGGGCAGCTGCTTTAAATATGAAAGAAAGATATTTAAAGATGGGTCACAGCAAAAAGGCTCCTTTCTTTGGAACATTCCACGGTCTTTTTTATAAAATAGTAAATAGGCATGTGGAAAAGGTCAATATAATAAAATCATCTACAACGTATAAATTGATAAATGGTGTTCTCTTATCATTTTTAGATTCCATAGGAGAAGAAAAGGTAAAGGAAGTTATAAATGATATATCTATTTTAAAAAATTCTGAAGTAGATATACAAGATTTTGATTCCAAAATTGATAAAGACATATTCATAGAGTGTTTTAATGCTTATGAAAATTATAAAATTGAAAATAAGTTAATGGATTTTGACGATTTACAGATAAAAGCTAAAAATCTATTTTTACATAATAGCAAAATTTTAAATGGTTATAGAAGGCTATTTAAATATATTCTTGTGGATGAATTTCAAGATTGTGATTCAATACAAATAGATTTACTTACCATTCTTGGAGCCAAAAGTTCAATATTTGCTGTAGGCGATGAAGATCAATGTATATATGGATTTAGAGGTGCTAGACCTGACTGCATGGTTGATTTCGACAAGTATTTTAATGATGGACAAAAAGTGTTTCTTGAAAAAAATTATAGAAGTAATAAAAACATAGTAGATTTGTCTAAATGTTTAATAGAAAATAATATTAATAGAAATAAAAAGCCTATTGAAGCAAACAAGAATACAATAGGAAAGATAAATTTTTCTTACTTATATAATGAAAAAAGTCAAAGTGACAGTATATGTGAAAAGTTAGAAAAGTTAGTTAGAGATAATTCATATATATATGAAGACTTTGCAATTTTGTATAGGACAAATATTGAAAGTAGATCTTTAATAGATAGTTTGATGAAAAAAGACATTCCTTTTAGAATATTGGATAAAGAGTATAATTTTTTTGACCATTTCATATGTAAGGATTTAATAGCTTATTTAAAGCTTTCACTTGACAATACTGATAGAGAAAGTTTTATAAGAATTATAAATAGACCATTTAGATATGTAAGTAAAGTAAACATAGAAAGACTTAGAAGAAATAGAATTAAGGATAATTGTTTTGACATTTTAAAAGAACAGGATGATATTCCAATATTTCAAATAAAAAATCTCGAAAAACTTGAAAAGAAAATAAAAAAATTAAACAAGATGTTTTTAAATGATGCGGTAAGCTTTATTTTAAAAGATCTTGGCTACAATGATTATATTATAAAGTACAGTAACAGGCTCAAGATAGATGTAAGTGAGTTAAATAGTATAGTAGATATGTTTAGAGATGCAATTTCAGATTTTAATGCTATCACAACTTTTCTTGTGCATGTTGAAGAAGTTAAAAATACACTTAAAAATAAAGCACATGAACAAAATGGAGTTATATTGAGTACAATACACGGGGTCAAGGGAATGGAGTTTAAAAATGTGTTCATAGTAAATTGTAATGAAGGGTTTATTCCACATGCTAATAATACAAACTTAGAAGAAGAGAGAAGATTGTTTTACGTTGGTATAACAAGAGCCATAGATAATTTAAGTTTGTATTCAACTCAAATTGTAAGGGGAAAAACCCAGGAAATATCGAGATTTATAAATGAATGTAATCTTAAACCAGACCCCAAACTCAAGTGCGAAAGAGGAGCCAAAGTAGTTCACAAAATATTTGGAAGCGGAATTGTAATGAATATTGAAGACAAGTATTTAACTATACTATTTGATGATGGTTCTAAGAGAACATTTGATGCAGTTGCACTTAAAAATAGCGAACTTTTGAAAACTGTAAGTTGAATATAAGCTAGAAGTTCCAAGATTATTTCCTTTAACTCTTGGTTTTAAGCTAGAGGTATCATATATAAGCATAGAATTAAGGTTTTTCATATTCAAAAATATTAAGTTGTTTAATTTTATTAAGACAAAACATGTTTGTTTTCCACACTATGATTTATTATTTTGTGGGGTTACAATTATTATCTCATGGTGGAGGAAAATATAAAAGCCTAACGGCTAAAAAGTTAGGCGAATCAACGCTTGCGGAATTCCGCAAGCGACTAATAATGGATAGTAGGTAAAGGAGAATGTGGATATCCACATTCTTTCTTCTTTTTTTGCTATTTATGAATGATGCTTTAAGTTATGTTAGAAATCGACTCTGCTTTAGTCAAAAAATAACGATACCAGAAAATCAAATTTATTTATAATAAATGTAGACAGTTTCAATTTTACTATAGGAGGGAAACATAATATGAAAAGTAATGAATATTCAAAGCTAGTAGAAATACTACAAAATAAAACTAGGATAGAAAAAGCTAACGGGATAAATATAACTGTGAAATGTATACCAGACTTAGAGGAAGAAGGGGTAATGGATCCAAGGGTATATAAAATACTAACAGAACCTGTAGTTAATAATAAAAAAGAAAAAAATAACTTTGTTTTTAATGGCTATCCAGTAGGAGAACTAAGACAAAGTATGGGGTGGGATAATAAAGATATAACAACTAGAGAGATTACTACAGAATATAAAACCATAAAAGGCCAAAATGGAGATATACCAATAAGAATATATTCTCCAGCAAAAAGCGAGGAAAAGGTGCCCTGTCTCATATTTTTCCATGGCGGCGGATTTTTTGGTGGTACAGTAGATGTAGTAGAAAACCCGTGTAAAGCCATTGCAGATAAGGCAAATGCTAAAGTAATATCAGTAGATTATAGGTTAGCACCAGAAAATCCATTTCCAAAAGGATTTACCGACTGTTTTGATGCTGTTAAATATGCCTATAACAATTCAGCAGAACTAAATATATATAAAGAAAAAATATGTGTTGCAGGAGATAGTGCTGGAGGTAATCTTGCAGCTGTATGTTCCTTAAAAGACAGAAATGAAAAAACAAATATGATAAAATATCAAGCCCTAATTTATCCTTTAGTTATTCTTGCAGATAAAAAAGGTGAAGAATATGATTGGGATATTTCACAATATAACATAAAAAATAATGACGAAGTGATAAAAGAGAAAGTAATTGAATTAAGAGATAATAGTCTTGTAGAAAATTTATATGTTCAAGGTGGAAATGCAGAAGATATTTATATTTCACCATTATTTGAACAGGATTTTAGCAATCTGCCAAAAACATTAGTAATAAATGCAGAATATGATTATTTAAGAGTACAAGGGGAAGTTTATGTTAAGAAACTAATAGATGCAAGGGTAGATGCAAGGAACATAAGATATAATGGCATGGACCACGCTTTTATAGATAAATGTGGTATATATCCTCAGGCAGAAGATTGCTTTAATGAAATAGTTAAGGATATTAGAAATTTATAAAGTTATAAAAAATAGGTCTAACCTTTACCAAATTAATTTCTTTTAAATTTTGTAAAGGATTGAGTTCTATAAAAATTAGGGAGGGTAATTATGAATAAAATTAATAGTGAAAAGGGATCTATTGTCTTCATTGTATTTATTTCAATAGCTGCAGCTTTTGGTGGTTTACTTTACGGATATGATTCAGCCCTTATTTCAGGTGCAATTGATTCAATTCAAGCTAGATTTCAATTTGGCAGTGCAATGGTTGGATTTGTCGTTTCAAGTATATTAATTGGTGGAGCTATTGGAGTGCTGCTTTCTGGATCTTTTAGTGATTATATAGGTCGTAAAAAAGTATTGATAATTTCAGCAATATTATTTGCAGTATCTTCAATTTTTCAAGCTACTGCACCTAGTGTTACAATTATTGTTCTAGCTCGTTTAGTAGGTGGACTAGGTATAGGAATGGCTTCAGTATTATCCGTTACTTATATTTCTGAAATTGCTCCTTCACACATAAGAGGACGTTTGAGTTCAATTTATCAATTTGCTTGTGGTATTGGTATTATAACTGTTTACTTTGTCAATGCTGGTATAATGAATGGTGTTGATCCAGCATGGAAAATTAGTACTGGATGGCGTTTAATTTTAGGTTTAGGTGGTGTTCCTGCTTTATTATATCTTTTGGTTTTACTTCCTATACCTGAAAGTCCAAGATGGTTAATAGGTAAAGGTAAAAATGAAGAAGCGCAGAGCATTTTAAAAAAAATTTCTGGAACTGTGGAGGCAAATAAGGAAGTAGATATTATTAAGAATTCCATTAAAGCTAATGAAAAAAATTCATGGGACGATTTTAAATCTCCAAAAGTAAAAAAAGCACTTAAAGTAGGTATTATATTAGCTGTACTCCAACAACTTGTTGGCATCAATGTAATCATTTACTATGCTCCACAAGTATTTAAAGCAGCAGGTGCAGGTGGGGATTTGGGAACGGTTACTATTCTTTCTATAGGAATTTCAGGTACCTTAGGAGTAATATGTTCTATGTGGCTAGTTGATAAGCTTGGGCGAAAAAAACTTTTAATGGGTGGCTGTATAGGTATGGCCTGCATGCAAGGACTTGTAGGTGCTTCACTGAATTTCAATTGGAATGCTCCAATATTAACAAGTAGTTTTATCATATTATATTTGTTTATGTTTAATGTTTCTATGGGGCCTGTAGTATGGGTTATCCTTGGAGAAATATTTCCTAATAAGGTACGTGGAAGAGCTATGGCTATTTCAACCTTCTTCATGTGGGTAGCAAACTGGTTAATTTCTCAGTTGTTCCCAATGATTTTAGCTAACTTTGGCGGATCAGCAGCATTTGCTATCTTCGGAATTATGTGTATTGTTTCCTTCTTCTATGCTTGGATGAAGGTTCCAGAGACAAAAGATAAATCTTTAGAAGAAATAGAGCAAATTTGGGCATAAACTGTTTCTAAATAGATAAAATGCAATCTAAAAGTAATGTCATCAATTTATAATAATTGATGACATTATTTTTTAAAATGTTTCTTCCTGTATTTATCTGGAGTATCTTCATAAACTGACTTAAATACTCTAGTAAAGGATTTTTCATTAGGAAACCCGTTTTCAAGAGCAATATAGGTAATTGAGCAGTCTGTATTTAGTAAATCACGATGTGCACTCATTAGTCGAATACTGTCAATATATTTGTGTATAGTCATACCCATATGTTTTTTAAAATATCTACATAGATATTCTGGAGAATATCCACACATACTAGCTATGTTAGTAACGGATAATGGTTTTTTATAATGATTTTTTATATAATCACACAGAGCGGATATTTTTTCTAAGTTATCATTATTATTAATAAGCTGAGATTTACTTTTATCTTCTATAAAATTTTTTAATAAAAAATAAATTAGTTCATAAGATAAAGCAGTTAATTTTATATTCCAAAGGTATTCTCTTTTATTATAAACTTCAGTTATTTGATTTAAGACAGTTCTTAATTTATCAAATTGAACTTTCTTTTTCTCATTAACATTAGAAAAAGACATGCAATTAAAAATTTTGGTTTCTAGTTCTGGATATAAATTTTTTATAAATTCATAAGGTATTAGTAGTGAAACTGCTACAGATGTGTCACCATCTGCAACTAATATAGAGTGAATAGTATTTGAATTTATGAGAAAAATATCATTTTTTTTTGCAGCATGTTTAATTCCATCAATATAAACCATATTAATTTTTCCTAAAATTAAATAAGTTAATTCAACATCGGGATGCCAATGTTTCATAACAAAAAAAGTACTTGCTTTGTGCATAATAATTTTTATAGGTATTTGATCTTCATTCTCGACTATTTCATGTATGTAATCCATTGAACCACTCTCCACATAAATAAAGAATTAGGAATAGTTTATTATATTACTTTATACTAAAATAAATATTACTATATTTTCATACCTGTGTAAATAAGGTTTGTGTCAAGTTCTAGTGGGCAATTTATTTTTTCGATTTTCTTTTCCCTGTATATTTAGCCATATTCCATACTGTTCTTGAAATAAAACCTTAACTTCTCTTGATCCATTCAATTGTCCTTTTTTATTCAGCAGTATTTTTCTTTCTTCTTTTTCCTCTATTTTAGAACCTAACTTTCGCCTACTAAAATTATACTCTAAGCTTATATTTCTATAGGTTCTTTTTTTATACAAAAAATTAGAGGAAATTATACGAGTAAAAATAATAAAGACGTTTTAAAAGTGTTAATTATAATATAGAAGTTATTAAAAGAATAAAGGAGAATCAACATTTTACAATAATTGAAAAAGAAAAGATGTTAAATGCTTATGCATGAATTAACCAAGGATAAGGATGGTAATTGGCAGTTTATATATTTTACAAATCAGGAACCAGTTGATCAAGATGAAAAAGGCCTTAGAGATAATTAAAGGTAGGAAAAAGTAGAGTATTCAAGTAATTGGAAGGAAGTTTATATAAAGTGTAAAAGTAGAGAATTAAAAGGCAATGAAGCTATGAAACAGTTGGGACTTAGAAGAAATATGTTTTATAAGTTAGTCAAAAAGTATGAGAATGTAAGAGAATAATACTTTCTTTTTTTTATGCCTATATAGCAGTATGGGTCATCTTACAACTTTTAGCAGTTAAATTTATTGAAAACAGCTCCAGTACATTAACTTACATATTAGGGCAAAAAATAATGATGCTTTATGTTATGAAATTTGATATCCTTTATGATGTTCATGGATTAATTTCATATAATGTGATCATTTGGAGGAACCTGGTTACATGTTATAGAATATTAATAATATAAATTTAATTAGTTCAATAAGAAAGAAGAATATGTTTTATCAAGATTTGGACAAAAAGAATATTAATAATAGGAAGAAACGATAAAAATGAAAATAGAAAATTTAAAATTAGGAGATTATTATATACACACAAAATTTGGTGTATGTAAATATACTGGAACAGATACAATTAAAGAAAAATTATATTATCTTTTTTTATTTAAAAGTAAACAGAAAAGATATTTAATTAAAGAACAGGTAAATTCATGTATTTATTTTTACATGGATAAAGAAGAAGGTGATGAGAAAGGGATAAAATTAGATTCATTATGGAGTAATAAATCTTGGAAAAGAAAAAAAAGAGAAGAGCTTAAAAGAAATTAAGGAAACAGCCGATAAGTTAGTTAACCTATCTGTAAAAAGGAAATCTCTAAAAGGATGTAAATATAATACTAATATTATATTAGAAGAATTTTCAATATTATTACCTTTTGAAATGAGTGAAGGTCAAGTATCTGCTATAGCAGATATAAATAATGATCTTAGTAACGGAAAGGTAATGAATCGTCTTGTTTATGGGGGATGTGGTGCTGGAAAAACTGCTGTATTACAATATTGCTTGTTTCTTGCATATAAAAATTATTTTCAATCTATGCTTATGTGCCCATCTACTATA
It encodes the following:
- a CDS encoding helix-turn-helix domain-containing protein, with product MDYIHEIVENEDQIPIKIIMHKASTFFVMKHWHPDVELTYLILGKINMVYIDGIKHAAKKNDIFLINSNTIHSILVADGDTSVAVSLLIPYEFIKNLYPELETKIFNCMSFSNVNEKKKVQFDKLRTVLNQITEVYNKREYLWNIKLTALSYELIYFLLKNFIEDKSKSQLINNNDNLEKISALCDYIKNHYKKPLSVTNIASMCGYSPEYLCRYFKKHMGMTIHKYIDSIRLMSAHRDLLNTDCSITYIALENGFPNEKSFTRVFKSVYEDTPDKYRKKHFKK
- a CDS encoding sugar porter family MFS transporter translates to MNKINSEKGSIVFIVFISIAAAFGGLLYGYDSALISGAIDSIQARFQFGSAMVGFVVSSILIGGAIGVLLSGSFSDYIGRKKVLIISAILFAVSSIFQATAPSVTIIVLARLVGGLGIGMASVLSVTYISEIAPSHIRGRLSSIYQFACGIGIITVYFVNAGIMNGVDPAWKISTGWRLILGLGGVPALLYLLVLLPIPESPRWLIGKGKNEEAQSILKKISGTVEANKEVDIIKNSIKANEKNSWDDFKSPKVKKALKVGIILAVLQQLVGINVIIYYAPQVFKAAGAGGDLGTVTILSIGISGTLGVICSMWLVDKLGRKKLLMGGCIGMACMQGLVGASLNFNWNAPILTSSFIILYLFMFNVSMGPVVWVILGEIFPNKVRGRAMAISTFFMWVANWLISQLFPMILANFGGSAAFAIFGIMCIVSFFYAWMKVPETKDKSLEEIEQIWA
- a CDS encoding CarD family transcriptional regulator; protein product: MKIENLKLGDYYIHTKFGVCKYTGTDTIKEKLYYLFLFKSKQKRYLIKEQVNSCIYFYMDKEEGDEKGIKLDSLWSNKSWKRKKREELKRN
- a CDS encoding alpha/beta hydrolase, with translation MKSNEYSKLVEILQNKTRIEKANGINITVKCIPDLEEEGVMDPRVYKILTEPVVNNKKEKNNFVFNGYPVGELRQSMGWDNKDITTREITTEYKTIKGQNGDIPIRIYSPAKSEEKVPCLIFFHGGGFFGGTVDVVENPCKAIADKANAKVISVDYRLAPENPFPKGFTDCFDAVKYAYNNSAELNIYKEKICVAGDSAGGNLAAVCSLKDRNEKTNMIKYQALIYPLVILADKKGEEYDWDISQYNIKNNDEVIKEKVIELRDNSLVENLYVQGGNAEDIYISPLFEQDFSNLPKTLVINAEYDYLRVQGEVYVKKLIDARVDARNIRYNGMDHAFIDKCGIYPQAEDCFNEIVKDIRNL
- a CDS encoding nicotinate phosphoribosyltransferase — protein: MEYIKNFDIRNGRNLTMLVDFYEFTMGNGYLESDVENKISYFDMFFRRVPDNGGYCIMAGVQQVIEYLSNLKFSKNDIEYLKHKDIFSEKFLDYLKNFEFCCDVWAIPEGNPVFPNEPLITVRGPAIQAQLVETMILLTVNHQTLIATKANRICRAANGRPIMEFGSRRAHGYDGAIYGARAAVIGGCTSTACTISEEMFGIPATGTMAHSWIQLFPSEYEAFEKWAKVYPDNCVLLVDTYNVLKSGLPNAIKIFKDVLIPNGYKPKGIRIDSGDITYLTKKCRQVLDDAGLPEVKIVISNSLDEFIIRDVLSQGAQIDSFGVGERLITAKSEPVFGGVYKLAAVEDDNNNIIPKIKISENEEKITNPGFKKIYRIFDKKENKAIADLITLSDEKIDESKPLELFDPVFTWKRKRIKDFYAKELMVQIFDKGKLIYESPDVMDIRAFVKQETEKMWPEVLRFENPHHYYIDLSPELWNLKQELLHKYSSSYE
- a CDS encoding ATP-dependent helicase yields the protein MQKDFCYLRDKIIEKRYEHLDQMQRKAVLNTYNNCAVVACPGAGKTTVIINRIDYLCTFGPVYNTHYVPEFLKQDDLKIMRKYLSDCTSQNTAAERIRLSHLMTYLNVNSDNIVVITFTRAAALNMKERYLKMGHSKKAPFFGTFHGLFYKIVNRHVEKVNIIKSSTTYKLINGVLLSFLDSIGEEKVKEVINDISILKNSEVDIQDFDSKIDKDIFIECFNAYENYKIENKLMDFDDLQIKAKNLFLHNSKILNGYRRLFKYILVDEFQDCDSIQIDLLTILGAKSSIFAVGDEDQCIYGFRGARPDCMVDFDKYFNDGQKVFLEKNYRSNKNIVDLSKCLIENNINRNKKPIEANKNTIGKINFSYLYNEKSQSDSICEKLEKLVRDNSYIYEDFAILYRTNIESRSLIDSLMKKDIPFRILDKEYNFFDHFICKDLIAYLKLSLDNTDRESFIRIINRPFRYVSKVNIERLRRNRIKDNCFDILKEQDDIPIFQIKNLEKLEKKIKKLNKMFLNDAVSFILKDLGYNDYIIKYSNRLKIDVSELNSIVDMFRDAISDFNAITTFLVHVEEVKNTLKNKAHEQNGVILSTIHGVKGMEFKNVFIVNCNEGFIPHANNTNLEEERRLFYVGITRAIDNLSLYSTQIVRGKTQEISRFINECNLKPDPKLKCERGAKVVHKIFGSGIVMNIEDKYLTILFDDGSKRTFDAVALKNSELLKTVS